In the Pyrolobus fumarii 1A genome, one interval contains:
- a CDS encoding 50S ribosomal protein L35ae yields MSGEATRLVRLPTPEEIFEKGMAVGVILGYRMGGNEQYENQVRIKIFGINDRRLASRLIGWKVIYRDQYGNEYRGKVIGVHGNRGVVLARFKPNLPGQAITGLVVLQRS; encoded by the coding sequence ATGAGCGGGGAGGCCACAAGGCTCGTACGCCTGCCGACCCCCGAGGAGATATTCGAGAAGGGTATGGCTGTTGGTGTTATCCTAGGCTACCGCATGGGTGGTAACGAGCAATACGAGAACCAGGTGCGCATCAAGATATTCGGCATTAACGATCGTAGGCTAGCCTCGAGGCTCATTGGCTGGAAGGTCATCTACCGTGACCAGTACGGCAACGAGTATAGGGGGAAGGTGATCGGCGTTCACGGGAACCGCGGTGTCGTCCTGGCGAGGTTTAAGCCAAACCTACCAGGCCAGGCAATAACCGGCCTCGTAGTACTCCAGAGGAGCTAG
- a CDS encoding AEC family transporter, with protein MGPLLNAVLFAILVTLGYVSRRTRLERLLVEPSVKLLLYIIVPLSIARAYALHGIEAFTSYSLIALVAFAASTPYAMIASRRLCGWNAKCKTVVMLTLLFPNSVFLPLSLAPPLGLDIDVISSYALPLILLHFTLGYRLGGEKSRRDVPLLVVTAAATGLALSISSLTPLLEPLWHAAGLLGRLSGYASMLVVGASLPELRATHLRDPLLYFIALWRGVASPILHYSLAMVAGVTGAALKTLMVEAVMAPATMNAVIARHLGVDHERVATTILVLTPLAALEALLLTLLLNP; from the coding sequence TTGGGGCCCCTGCTAAACGCCGTTTTATTCGCGATTCTCGTCACCCTCGGTTATGTCTCGCGCCGCACGAGACTAGAGCGTCTTCTCGTCGAGCCTAGCGTGAAGCTACTCCTCTACATTATAGTGCCACTTTCCATTGCTAGGGCGTACGCGCTCCACGGCATAGAGGCGTTCACAAGCTACTCTCTCATAGCGCTAGTCGCTTTTGCCGCGAGTACACCCTATGCCATGATAGCCTCACGCAGACTTTGCGGTTGGAACGCAAAATGCAAGACTGTCGTAATGCTCACGCTGCTCTTCCCGAACAGTGTCTTCCTGCCTCTAAGCCTAGCACCCCCACTAGGCCTCGACATAGACGTCATATCGTCATACGCGCTTCCATTGATACTCCTGCATTTCACTCTCGGCTACCGCCTAGGCGGCGAGAAGAGCAGGAGAGACGTGCCGCTTCTGGTGGTTACTGCCGCTGCAACAGGACTAGCACTGAGCATCTCGAGCCTAACGCCACTCCTAGAGCCTCTCTGGCATGCTGCAGGACTCTTAGGCCGCCTGAGCGGCTACGCTTCCATGCTCGTTGTGGGCGCATCACTACCAGAGCTTAGAGCGACGCATCTTAGAGACCCATTGCTCTACTTCATCGCCCTATGGAGGGGAGTAGCGAGCCCCATTCTACACTACTCGCTGGCCATGGTCGCGGGCGTAACGGGAGCCGCACTCAAGACACTAATGGTCGAGGCGGTTATGGCGCCAGCTACCATGAATGCTGTTATAGCCAGACACCTTGGTGTTGACCACGAACGTGTCGCGACAACAATACTCGTCTTGACTCCGCTCGCAGCTCTAGAGGCCCTGCTACTCACCCTCCTCCTTAACCCGTGA
- a CDS encoding nucleotidyltransferase domain-containing protein produces the protein MPREKVERRGEYKVVVYDEARWRLLRALRDEARRIMEALASMGLQSIVHGSVARGDVKPTSDIDVFIPYPVPSYRVELALERAGFSIYKRVVVQATPSSTPKAYLVLDEEERRSVSFPLGKLGKTEYEFYYFGGALDLDGLKSGKRVPGVDKRLVLIEPTPEGHRESPVIGREAEVAKIVGVSLETVMERVRVLTRRDEHGRTGVFVKLEVPPGEEIEDYVRRYAARNPLLRRVLEERSMIV, from the coding sequence TTGCCGCGCGAGAAGGTAGAGAGGCGCGGCGAGTACAAGGTCGTCGTTTACGATGAGGCTAGGTGGAGGCTGCTGAGGGCGCTTAGGGACGAAGCTAGGAGGATCATGGAGGCCCTTGCGTCTATGGGGCTACAATCTATAGTCCACGGTAGCGTAGCGAGAGGCGACGTTAAGCCCACGAGCGATATCGACGTCTTTATACCCTACCCGGTGCCCTCGTACCGGGTTGAGCTCGCGCTCGAGAGAGCAGGGTTCAGCATATACAAGCGGGTGGTCGTTCAGGCAACGCCGAGCTCCACCCCTAAGGCTTATCTTGTTCTCGACGAGGAGGAGCGGCGTAGCGTCTCCTTCCCTCTGGGCAAGCTGGGCAAGACCGAGTACGAGTTCTACTATTTCGGCGGCGCGTTGGACCTCGATGGTTTAAAGAGTGGCAAGAGAGTGCCCGGCGTGGATAAGCGCCTGGTGCTTATCGAGCCTACGCCGGAGGGGCACAGAGAGTCCCCCGTGATAGGCAGAGAGGCTGAGGTCGCAAAGATAGTCGGGGTTAGCCTGGAGACGGTGATGGAAAGGGTACGCGTATTGACTAGGCGTGATGAGCACGGCCGCACCGGGGTATTCGTTAAGCTCGAGGTGCCTCCGGGCGAGGAGATAGAGGACTATGTGAGACGCTACGCTGCACGTAACCCTCTTCTGCGCCGCGTGCTCGAAGAGAGGAGTATGATAGTCTAG
- a CDS encoding PHP-associated domain-containing protein produces the protein MRKLRGDLHVHSTMSDGKTSPKEIVLKVLELGFDIVAVTDHDTFEGSLQAARYVKSTGYELIPLIAAEIRTEAGDVLVYCPEKPLSRIPRRLEDLVDHAHEEGCIVVAAHPFDARRYGVGERIYDVDFDAIEVFNANADPLSNRRALEAAKSLGKPGLANSDAHVLDFVGSSFNIIEADDDPGSVIKAIRDGRVTPVPGRPGPMAYIKAVAWSVERRLRRGKRDEPSRLDYLEDFQDYAPV, from the coding sequence ATGAGGAAGTTGCGTGGAGACCTACATGTGCACAGCACCATGAGCGATGGGAAGACATCGCCAAAGGAGATTGTACTCAAGGTTCTAGAGCTAGGCTTCGATATAGTCGCTGTAACCGATCACGACACTTTCGAAGGGTCTCTGCAAGCAGCACGATACGTGAAGAGCACCGGGTATGAGTTGATCCCGCTCATAGCGGCTGAGATACGCACCGAGGCTGGCGACGTGCTCGTGTATTGCCCGGAGAAGCCCCTCTCCAGGATACCGAGGCGCCTAGAGGATCTCGTGGATCACGCGCATGAAGAGGGTTGCATTGTCGTCGCAGCTCATCCTTTTGATGCCCGGCGGTATGGAGTAGGCGAGCGCATATACGATGTTGATTTCGACGCGATAGAGGTGTTTAATGCTAATGCCGACCCCTTGTCAAATCGGAGGGCTCTAGAGGCTGCAAAGAGTCTCGGTAAGCCTGGGCTTGCTAACAGCGACGCTCACGTCCTAGACTTTGTAGGGTCAAGCTTCAACATCATCGAGGCCGATGATGATCCGGGAAGCGTGATAAAGGCTATTCGGGATGGCCGCGTGACGCCTGTTCCAGGTAGACCCGGCCCCATGGCTTACATCAAGGCTGTTGCTTGGAGTGTAGAGAGGAGGCTAAGGAGGGGCAAGAGAGACGAACCCTCTAGGCTCGACTATCTAGAGGACTTTCAGGACTATGCTCCTGTGTGA
- a CDS encoding radical SAM protein, with protein sequence MAREYIHVENVYAYTGVLPGGCQLCLRGEKMVVFVTGLCNMRCFYCPVSPKRLGRDVVYVDEERARSLEDVVLEAFRVGARGASITGGEPLIVLKRVTSIVKRLKEAMGSDFHIHLYTSGHGLTATTVRILEEAGLDELRIHPVEDDMWRVVEVAVKARRRMSVGVEIPVFPDRVEELKRRIKWLEEIGADFINLNEVEVTPHTLESIVVRGYRVRGYVVEGSYEAGLEIVKWAARELRRITVHFCPALYKDRVQHRNRLIRKAVRVAAHYEEPTERGTLTHIEAICTPETLRLVEEGYGVKHSDKCLLHPSVAEELKKLGAKAWLVETYPDSERTLVSRQPLSS encoded by the coding sequence GTGGCTAGAGAGTATATCCACGTTGAGAACGTGTACGCCTATACTGGCGTGTTACCAGGCGGGTGCCAACTCTGTCTTCGTGGCGAAAAGATGGTTGTATTCGTGACTGGATTGTGTAACATGCGCTGTTTCTACTGCCCCGTGTCACCTAAACGACTTGGTCGCGACGTGGTATACGTTGATGAGGAGAGAGCGCGCAGCCTAGAGGATGTCGTGCTCGAAGCTTTTAGGGTAGGAGCCCGCGGCGCGTCTATCACCGGTGGCGAGCCCCTAATTGTTCTAAAGCGTGTCACGTCCATAGTGAAGCGTTTGAAAGAAGCTATGGGCAGCGACTTCCACATACACCTCTATACTAGTGGGCATGGCCTCACCGCCACGACTGTGCGCATCCTCGAGGAAGCTGGGCTGGACGAGCTTCGCATACATCCCGTGGAGGATGACATGTGGCGTGTGGTTGAAGTGGCTGTTAAGGCTCGTAGACGGATGAGCGTCGGTGTAGAAATCCCGGTGTTTCCCGATCGTGTTGAGGAGTTGAAGAGGAGGATAAAGTGGTTGGAGGAGATAGGGGCCGACTTCATAAACCTCAATGAGGTCGAGGTGACGCCACATACGCTTGAGTCTATCGTCGTGCGTGGGTATAGGGTTAGGGGCTACGTGGTGGAGGGTAGCTACGAGGCTGGCCTCGAAATCGTAAAGTGGGCTGCAAGGGAGCTTAGGAGGATAACAGTGCACTTCTGTCCCGCGCTTTACAAGGATAGAGTGCAGCATAGGAATAGGTTGATCCGGAAGGCTGTGCGCGTGGCGGCACACTACGAGGAACCAACCGAGAGAGGCACGCTTACCCACATAGAGGCGATTTGTACACCGGAGACACTCAGGCTTGTCGAGGAGGGGTATGGAGTAAAGCATAGCGACAAGTGTCTCCTACACCCCAGTGTCGCCGAGGAGTTGAAGAAGCTGGGGGCTAAAGCATGGCTTGTAGAGACGTACCCCGATTCCGAGAGGACTCTCGTCTCCCGACAACCTCTCTCCTCATAA
- the infB gene encoding translation initiation factor IF-2, producing the protein MSSSQQQRKLRQPIVVVLGHVDHGKTTLLDKIRGTTVALKEPGAITQHVGASVVPASVIEKLAEPLKKFLPRFKLIIPGLLFIDTPGHEVFSNLRRRGGSVADFAILVVDIMEGFQPQTYEAIEILRQRRVPFLVAANKIDRIPGWKPHPDQPFLISYRMQKPEVQQRLEELLWNIIGEMYKLGFRADRFDRIKDFTKTVAVVPVSAKTGEGIPELLAVLAGLTQQYLQKRLMYAEGPAKGVVLELREQPGLGVVADVIIYDGILRKGDIIVTGGLEGPVITRVRSLLMPKPLVEIRTAKRELESVDEVVAAAGVRIVAPELEKAVAGAPIFVARDEEEAKELAKKVMEEIEAIRIRTDKEGVIVKADTLGTLEALVEALKKRGIPIRVADVGPIAKRDVIEAVASKQINKYYGVIIGFNVKVLPEAEEEARKHGIKLFVHNIIYKLIEDFEKWYKEQIEADRRREFESLVRPGKIRILPGYVFRRSDPAIVGVEVLGGVIKPGYPLMREDGKRIGEIMQIQDKGKSIPEARAGMAVAISIRGKVMIGRQVDEGDVLYTDIPEKHVQLLLTKYRSWLSNDEMVVLKEIIKIKRKQNPLYGLVFPQQQQKQQG; encoded by the coding sequence TTGAGCAGCAGCCAGCAGCAGCGTAAGTTACGACAGCCTATCGTGGTTGTGCTGGGTCACGTGGATCACGGTAAGACGACGCTACTTGATAAGATCCGTGGCACGACTGTAGCGTTGAAGGAGCCCGGCGCTATAACGCAGCATGTGGGTGCTAGTGTAGTACCGGCTAGTGTGATTGAGAAGCTGGCAGAGCCTTTGAAGAAGTTCCTACCTCGCTTCAAGCTCATCATACCGGGCCTACTATTCATCGACACGCCTGGCCACGAGGTGTTCAGCAACCTGAGGCGTAGGGGTGGTAGCGTAGCCGACTTCGCGATACTGGTCGTCGACATCATGGAGGGGTTCCAGCCGCAGACATACGAGGCTATCGAGATACTTAGGCAGAGGAGGGTCCCCTTCCTCGTCGCGGCTAACAAGATAGACCGTATACCTGGGTGGAAGCCTCACCCGGACCAGCCGTTCCTAATCTCCTATCGCATGCAGAAGCCAGAGGTGCAACAGAGGCTCGAGGAGCTACTATGGAATATAATCGGTGAGATGTACAAGCTTGGCTTCCGCGCCGACCGCTTCGACAGAATCAAGGACTTCACGAAAACTGTAGCTGTGGTGCCCGTCTCCGCGAAGACCGGCGAGGGTATCCCAGAGCTGCTGGCCGTGCTAGCCGGCCTAACCCAGCAGTACCTCCAGAAGAGGCTCATGTACGCGGAGGGGCCAGCTAAGGGCGTGGTTCTCGAGCTTAGAGAGCAGCCTGGTCTTGGAGTTGTAGCCGACGTGATAATCTACGATGGTATACTCCGGAAGGGCGACATTATCGTCACGGGTGGTCTAGAGGGCCCGGTTATAACCAGGGTTCGTAGCCTACTCATGCCAAAGCCTCTCGTAGAGATACGCACCGCGAAGAGAGAACTTGAGTCGGTTGACGAGGTTGTAGCAGCGGCTGGTGTTAGAATCGTTGCGCCAGAGCTAGAGAAGGCTGTGGCGGGTGCACCCATCTTCGTCGCGAGGGACGAGGAGGAAGCTAAGGAGCTGGCAAAGAAGGTGATGGAGGAGATAGAGGCTATCAGGATACGTACTGACAAGGAGGGTGTTATCGTAAAGGCGGATACGCTGGGTACCCTCGAGGCACTGGTAGAGGCGCTGAAGAAGCGTGGTATACCAATTAGGGTTGCTGATGTGGGGCCTATCGCGAAGCGCGATGTGATAGAGGCTGTGGCATCCAAACAGATCAACAAGTACTATGGCGTGATCATCGGGTTCAATGTGAAGGTGTTGCCTGAGGCCGAGGAGGAGGCGAGAAAACACGGCATTAAGCTATTCGTGCACAACATTATCTACAAGCTGATCGAGGACTTCGAGAAGTGGTACAAGGAGCAGATAGAGGCTGACCGTAGGAGGGAGTTTGAGAGCCTCGTGAGGCCCGGTAAGATAAGGATACTGCCAGGCTACGTGTTCCGCAGGAGCGACCCGGCTATAGTCGGCGTTGAGGTGCTGGGTGGCGTGATTAAACCGGGCTATCCGTTGATGAGGGAGGATGGTAAGAGGATCGGTGAGATTATGCAGATCCAGGATAAGGGCAAGTCGATACCCGAGGCTCGCGCCGGAATGGCTGTGGCTATCTCGATACGCGGTAAGGTTATGATAGGCAGGCAGGTTGATGAGGGCGATGTACTCTACACGGACATCCCGGAGAAGCACGTCCAACTACTCCTCACCAAGTATCGCTCGTGGCTCAGCAACGACGAGATGGTTGTGCTGAAGGAGATCATAAAGATCAAGAGGAAGCAAAACCCGCTCTATGGTCTCGTGTTCCCCCAGCAACAGCAGAAGCAGCAGGGCTGA
- a CDS encoding ribbon-helix-helix protein, CopG family: protein MLRIVTFKVDEALLEALDRYAKMKRMSRSEAIREAIKRLLESEGIAIRPVRRREVRSDKIEFEIII from the coding sequence ATGCTCCGGATTGTCACGTTTAAGGTGGATGAGGCTCTGCTAGAGGCGCTGGATCGCTACGCGAAGATGAAGAGGATGTCCCGTAGCGAAGCTATACGCGAAGCCATCAAGAGGCTTTTGGAGTCTGAGGGTATCGCCATACGACCCGTTAGGAGACGCGAGGTTCGAAGCGACAAGATAGAGTTCGAGATAATCATATAA
- a CDS encoding TrmH family RNA methyltransferase codes for MRTRIVLLFYHPKDPKNVEDIAKIASSTGAELLVVPRPGGPRLEPQGYRLVSLEEAVKELSGCFKVLLETYGFQYLDEAKVDCGDCIALILGAEDYGVPRHVADMLEPHVVARIPMRVEGMSYNVASSATMGLYEIVSRCSGRLEPPEEYTS; via the coding sequence TTGAGAACGCGCATAGTGCTCCTCTTTTACCACCCCAAAGACCCGAAGAACGTAGAGGACATTGCAAAGATCGCCTCGAGTACTGGAGCGGAGCTACTCGTGGTGCCGAGGCCGGGTGGGCCGCGGCTAGAGCCTCAGGGCTATAGGCTGGTAAGCCTCGAGGAGGCGGTCAAAGAACTCAGTGGGTGTTTCAAGGTGCTCCTCGAGACCTATGGCTTCCAGTATCTCGACGAGGCCAAGGTTGATTGTGGGGATTGTATAGCATTGATACTCGGCGCCGAGGATTATGGAGTGCCTAGACACGTTGCCGACATGCTAGAGCCCCACGTGGTGGCGAGGATACCGATGAGAGTAGAGGGTATGAGCTATAACGTCGCCTCGTCGGCTACCATGGGGCTCTACGAGATAGTGTCAAGGTGCAGCGGGAGACTTGAGCCCCCGGAGGAGTACACCAGCTAG
- a CDS encoding shikimate kinase, with protein sequence MRARAWLGATIVNAVASWKGAAVAISEHIEARLYKGSCDCGLPCMALRAVGGDGFCVEASASLGFRGGVKSSSAVVNASLLAFLRYRGVHDPSPRFIVDVNARVGIEAGVSVTGAADDAYASLLGGVVVVDNRRRVVVKRYEPPRDTLVVLLKPRGVNRLWPPCRPELRGQAARVAERAWEEALEGRVFEAVRLNWEAYRGYLCAPLEPVRLALEAGALAASLSGLGPVYEAFVEEDAVERVVAAWRALGEVTVVRLESRPVCCLTG encoded by the coding sequence TTGCGTGCACGCGCATGGCTCGGCGCTACTATCGTGAACGCGGTGGCTTCCTGGAAGGGTGCAGCCGTCGCTATAAGCGAGCATATCGAGGCTCGTTTGTACAAGGGTTCTTGTGATTGTGGACTCCCTTGCATGGCTCTGCGTGCTGTTGGTGGTGATGGATTCTGTGTGGAGGCTTCTGCTAGTCTGGGCTTCCGGGGTGGCGTGAAGAGTAGTAGTGCGGTTGTCAACGCGTCTCTACTAGCTTTCCTGCGATACCGTGGGGTTCACGACCCATCGCCTAGGTTCATAGTGGATGTTAACGCGCGGGTTGGTATCGAGGCTGGTGTTAGCGTCACAGGTGCCGCCGATGACGCTTATGCTAGTCTTTTGGGCGGTGTTGTGGTAGTTGATAACCGTAGGAGAGTTGTGGTCAAGAGGTATGAGCCTCCGCGTGACACTCTAGTAGTCCTGTTGAAGCCGCGTGGAGTCAACCGCCTGTGGCCCCCGTGCAGACCCGAGCTGAGGGGGCAGGCTGCCCGTGTAGCTGAGAGGGCTTGGGAGGAGGCCCTGGAGGGTCGTGTGTTTGAAGCTGTGCGTCTAAACTGGGAGGCCTACCGCGGGTACCTATGTGCGCCTCTCGAGCCGGTCCGGCTGGCGCTCGAGGCTGGCGCGTTGGCGGCCAGCCTGTCTGGCCTTGGGCCGGTCTACGAGGCTTTTGTTGAGGAGGATGCCGTGGAGAGAGTTGTGGCTGCCTGGCGGGCTCTGGGAGAGGTTACCGTGGTGAGGCTGGAGTCTAGGCCGGTCTGCTGTCTCACGGGTTAA
- a CDS encoding 3-isopropylmalate dehydratase large subunit — MAGQTFVEKLFSLRTGRRVSPGEIVVVDVDVVYAQDGTAPLAIRVMREEFGVERVAKPDRTLFFIDHVSPSSNPDTSALHRLMREFAARHGIRLYDVGMGISHQVVFEEGWVVPGAVVVGADSHTVTGGAVGAFATGVGSTDAAAAMVSGRLWFRVPEAIRVWLRGSLSGPVLGKDVALKLLSILGSSGASYKSLEFWGDGVKSLSLASRLTIANMSVEMGAKNAYFPPDERVFEHLRNVGAKVPVRPIYPDPDAVYSDEIEVELDKVEPMVALPPNPSNAKPVTEVEGLEVDQVFIGSCTNGREEDFEAAARVLKGRKVHPRVRCIAVPASRRVYMNLLKRGIIDILVEAGCIVTHSTCGPCVGAHFGLLGPEEVGVFTTNRNFPGRAGHRSAKIILASPYTAAAAAVTGKLVDPRSLIRG, encoded by the coding sequence GTGGCTGGCCAGACGTTCGTCGAGAAGCTGTTCTCGCTGAGGACTGGTAGGAGGGTGTCACCCGGCGAGATAGTAGTTGTCGATGTTGACGTTGTATACGCGCAGGATGGCACAGCGCCTCTCGCTATACGTGTTATGCGTGAGGAGTTTGGTGTTGAGAGGGTTGCTAAGCCGGACCGGACGCTCTTCTTCATAGACCATGTCTCGCCGAGTAGCAACCCGGATACTTCGGCTCTTCACAGGTTGATGAGGGAGTTTGCAGCTAGACATGGTATCAGGCTTTACGACGTGGGTATGGGTATTAGCCACCAGGTTGTGTTCGAGGAGGGCTGGGTTGTTCCGGGTGCCGTTGTCGTCGGCGCTGATAGCCATACTGTGACTGGTGGTGCTGTCGGCGCGTTCGCGACTGGCGTTGGAAGCACCGACGCTGCTGCCGCGATGGTGTCGGGGAGGTTGTGGTTCCGCGTCCCAGAGGCTATTCGAGTGTGGCTGCGTGGCTCCCTTAGCGGCCCCGTGCTAGGCAAGGATGTTGCGTTGAAGCTTCTCTCTATCCTGGGCTCAAGCGGCGCTAGCTACAAGAGCCTAGAGTTCTGGGGCGATGGCGTCAAGAGCCTCAGCCTGGCCTCCAGACTGACTATAGCCAATATGAGCGTAGAGATGGGCGCGAAGAACGCCTACTTCCCGCCCGATGAGAGGGTCTTCGAGCACCTGCGTAATGTCGGTGCGAAGGTGCCGGTTAGGCCCATCTACCCGGACCCGGACGCCGTTTACAGCGACGAGATTGAAGTCGAGCTTGACAAGGTAGAGCCCATGGTTGCTCTGCCCCCCAACCCGAGCAATGCGAAACCAGTCACTGAAGTCGAGGGCTTGGAGGTTGACCAGGTGTTCATCGGGAGCTGTACCAATGGCCGTGAGGAGGATTTCGAGGCTGCCGCTAGGGTGTTGAAGGGTAGGAAGGTGCATCCACGAGTGAGGTGCATAGCGGTACCGGCTTCCAGGAGAGTCTACATGAACCTCCTCAAGCGCGGCATAATAGACATCCTAGTCGAGGCCGGGTGTATAGTGACGCACAGCACCTGCGGGCCGTGCGTGGGTGCACACTTCGGGCTACTAGGCCCCGAGGAGGTCGGCGTCTTCACAACGAACCGTAACTTCCCAGGGCGCGCTGGCCACAGGAGCGCGAAGATCATACTAGCGTCTCCATACACTGCGGCCGCAGCCGCGGTGACCGGCAAGCTAGTCGACCCCCGTAGCCTCATTAGGGGCTAG